A window of the Coprobacter fastidiosus genome harbors these coding sequences:
- a CDS encoding SusC/RagA family TonB-linked outer membrane protein — protein MKHLKVMILLFLAGLPLSLMAQVSEINGVVKDGAGEPLIGVSVIVKGSKVGTATDVDGHFSLKADKDKATLIFSFVGFEKKEIPVKGKNNLIVVLKEDTKLLDEVVVVGYGTQKKQEITGSVASINRDEIKAVTTSNLTNALQGKVPGLNIKQNSSEPGSYDNSFNIRGLGSPLVIIDGIPRDDFDRLDPNEIESVSVLKDASAAVYGVRAANGVVLVTTRRGTKGKPEITLNASYGIQNITKFPKSVDAYGYMELYNEAMANRGETVPTYDPSLVTSGSPYANVNWFDQVVRSTVPQWQINMNISGGNDRVQYFNSIGYYSEEGLWKANSLNYERYNLRSNITAKITDQLTAEFQIGGYYDDKDAPAYYPSEIFDAVSAQVPIYEVYANGNPDYLGYQYNDEKNALIKSSQEYGGYRRTKNLQVQATASLRWDIPWVKGLSAKALIAYDPKYHTDKMLKKQYKTYKYNADAKSYDVVTTSSLASVTEWRSNTATPTTQLSLNYETSIKNKHNLKALLLFETRKWETSELSGSRNTLMDAVDQIYAGLVDDARSVNGSADRNSNMGLVGRIDYDFLSKYLVQASFRLDGSSKFRNKKWGFFPSLSLGWRLSEESFIKDNVDFIDNLKIRGSIGKMGDDNTDAYLWMMAFDYPGGDKYVLGDQGLIPGIGMPQIPNYDATWYTSTTKNIGFDMSLWRGALSVEFDLFRRDRDGLLANRIVSVPGTFGATFAKENINSDMQSGFELVLGHEGKVADFTYHISGNFTYTLARNKYIESTPSGNSYDNWRNNQNNRNSNIKWVYDVRGQFSSMDEIYRNPVLDGLYTQYSYLPGDLMYVDYNEDGIIDDWDKQPLLRGNTPVMNYGLTLGGQWKGIDLNVTFQGAAMFNANLTDRPLQFGGAWDIFMDRWHKVDAEGNPAPFDSEGTWVAGRYPSTRLQDPQNYGQESTYFYNNCSYLRLKNLELGYTLPKQWTNKIGISNLRIYANGFNLFTICSKDLNYTDPENPGGSLARYPIMRNFNFGVNVTF, from the coding sequence ATGAAACATCTAAAAGTGATGATTTTACTGTTTTTGGCAGGGCTGCCGCTGTCTTTGATGGCACAGGTGTCCGAGATAAACGGTGTAGTAAAAGATGGTGCGGGTGAACCGCTCATCGGTGTGAGTGTAATTGTAAAAGGTTCTAAAGTCGGAACAGCTACGGATGTCGATGGACATTTTTCTTTAAAAGCGGATAAAGATAAAGCTACTTTGATTTTTTCTTTTGTCGGATTTGAGAAAAAAGAAATTCCGGTGAAGGGAAAAAATAACCTGATCGTGGTTTTAAAAGAAGATACCAAACTCTTGGATGAAGTGGTTGTCGTAGGTTATGGAACTCAAAAAAAACAAGAGATTACCGGTTCTGTGGCATCTATTAACCGGGATGAGATTAAGGCTGTAACTACTTCAAACTTAACGAATGCTTTGCAAGGAAAAGTGCCGGGCTTGAATATCAAACAAAATTCCAGCGAACCGGGTAGTTACGATAACAGCTTTAATATTCGTGGTTTAGGATCGCCTTTGGTTATTATAGATGGTATTCCGCGTGATGACTTCGATCGTCTCGATCCGAATGAAATCGAGTCGGTATCTGTGTTGAAAGATGCTTCGGCTGCCGTTTACGGTGTGCGAGCTGCGAACGGAGTCGTATTGGTTACTACCCGTCGTGGTACAAAGGGTAAACCGGAAATCACATTGAACGCTTCATACGGTATACAGAATATTACCAAATTCCCGAAATCCGTAGATGCTTATGGTTATATGGAACTTTATAATGAAGCGATGGCTAATCGAGGAGAAACAGTTCCGACTTACGATCCGAGTTTGGTAACTTCGGGATCTCCTTATGCTAATGTCAACTGGTTCGATCAGGTTGTTCGTTCTACGGTACCGCAATGGCAGATAAATATGAATATATCCGGAGGAAATGATCGGGTACAATATTTCAATAGTATCGGTTATTACTCGGAAGAAGGATTGTGGAAAGCGAATTCTTTGAATTATGAACGTTATAATCTGAGATCGAATATTACGGCAAAAATAACCGATCAATTGACTGCCGAATTCCAGATAGGAGGATATTATGACGACAAGGATGCTCCGGCTTATTATCCCAGTGAAATTTTCGATGCTGTTTCGGCACAAGTTCCTATTTATGAAGTTTATGCCAATGGTAATCCCGATTATTTGGGCTATCAATATAATGATGAAAAAAATGCTTTGATAAAAAGTTCGCAGGAATATGGCGGATATCGTCGTACCAAAAACTTGCAAGTGCAAGCAACCGCCTCTTTGCGTTGGGATATACCTTGGGTAAAAGGTTTGTCGGCAAAAGCACTTATTGCTTATGACCCTAAATATCATACAGATAAGATGCTCAAGAAGCAGTATAAAACTTATAAATACAATGCCGACGCGAAATCTTATGATGTAGTAACAACATCTTCTTTGGCAAGTGTGACAGAATGGCGCAGCAACACGGCGACTCCGACAACACAGTTGTCTTTGAACTATGAAACTTCGATCAAAAATAAACATAATTTGAAAGCTTTATTATTGTTCGAAACCCGTAAATGGGAAACTTCTGAATTGAGCGGAAGCCGTAATACGTTGATGGATGCCGTCGATCAGATTTACGCAGGATTGGTAGATGATGCTCGTAGTGTAAACGGTTCTGCCGACCGTAACTCAAATATGGGGCTTGTCGGACGTATAGATTATGACTTTTTATCGAAATATCTGGTTCAAGCAAGTTTCCGTTTAGACGGATCTTCGAAATTCAGAAATAAGAAATGGGGATTCTTCCCATCTCTTTCTCTCGGCTGGCGTCTTTCTGAAGAATCGTTTATTAAAGATAATGTAGACTTTATCGATAATTTGAAAATTCGTGGTTCTATCGGTAAGATGGGGGATGACAACACTGATGCTTACTTGTGGATGATGGCATTCGATTATCCGGGTGGTGATAAATACGTATTGGGAGATCAAGGTCTTATTCCGGGTATCGGAATGCCTCAGATACCAAATTATGATGCTACATGGTACACATCTACGACAAAAAATATCGGTTTCGATATGTCGTTATGGAGAGGTGCTCTTTCTGTTGAATTCGACTTGTTTCGCCGTGATCGTGACGGATTGTTGGCAAATCGTATAGTTTCTGTTCCGGGAACTTTCGGAGCTACATTCGCAAAAGAGAATATCAACTCGGATATGCAATCGGGTTTTGAATTAGTGTTGGGGCATGAAGGGAAAGTTGCTGATTTTACTTATCATATCTCAGGAAACTTTACCTATACCTTGGCTCGTAATAAATATATCGAAAGTACTCCGTCCGGAAACTCTTATGATAATTGGCGCAATAATCAGAATAATCGAAACAGCAATATCAAATGGGTATATGATGTTCGCGGACAATTCTCCAGTATGGATGAAATTTACAGGAATCCGGTTTTAGACGGTCTTTATACGCAGTATTCTTACCTTCCCGGAGACTTGATGTATGTCGATTATAATGAAGACGGTATTATCGATGATTGGGATAAACAACCTCTTCTTAGGGGGAATACTCCGGTGATGAACTATGGTCTTACTCTTGGCGGACAGTGGAAAGGTATCGATTTGAATGTGACATTCCAAGGTGCAGCTATGTTTAATGCTAACTTGACCGACCGTCCGTTACAGTTCGGAGGAGCATGGGATATTTTCATGGATCGTTGGCATAAAGTCGATGCAGAAGGTAATCCCGCACCGTTCGATAGTGAGGGAACGTGGGTGGCCGGACGTTATCCGTCGACTCGTTTGCAAGATCCTCAAAACTACGGACAGGAATCTACATATTTCTATAATAATTGTAGCTATCTGCGACTCAAAAATCTTGAGTTGGGTTACACATTGCCGAAACAATGGACGAATAAAATCGGGATCAGTAATCTTCGTATATATGCTAACGGGTTTAACTTATTCACGATCTGTTCTAAAGATCTGAATTATACCGATCCTGAAAATCCCGGAGGTTCTCTTGCCCGTTATCCGATTATGAGAAACTTTAATTTTGGTGTAAACGTAACATTCTAA
- a CDS encoding RagB/SusD family nutrient uptake outer membrane protein, with translation MMKKIIYGALAMTLTFGTISCSDFLDLAPINKITENDIFGSEAGIEAYMATLYNRLPIEDFNYGSESGFNNWVSGCFVPALSCDEAIHCEWPHEIFGPATENGAWNQWWSYDNVRNVNQLIQELEQSTLFAPEKKEELLGEAYAIRAWYYFGMAKRYGGVPIIKVPQEYDESNPSALLVNRSTEEATYEFILEDLDNAIAMLPPTRSSREKYRINRYAAAALKSRAMLYAASIAKYGSYDKNGLVGFDDPSKAEKYYKEVIKAVDVVREGGYSLYRGNADKAKNYQEMFWIKGDCPEVIFVKKYEYPDKAHNWDLWNQPWGYRYPDGYGSRLSPTLDLIEAFPMADGTSGEFETNSSGWIVGDDGNILEVKDRTDLFDGRDSRLYATVLIPGAEWTNAKGDVSGIIDVKRGIVEMNGQNVTILKEGGAFTDQISYTDPETQKDTSIYVIGAQGVGGNSESTVTGLYIKKFLYEGNATQDPKHTSGEQDWFEFRYAEVELNYAEAAAELATMGVSDYVANGLTYLNDVRDRAGVEDAPSLTVDVVRNERQVELMYENHRFWDLKRWRQADKVMNNKKMKGLYPYWVANKKTWIFKKVEVGNAHDFKPYLYYIRINDDQRKLNPGIEQNPGY, from the coding sequence ATGATGAAAAAGATTATATACGGGGCATTGGCCATGACGCTTACTTTCGGTACGATTTCTTGTAGCGATTTTCTCGACTTGGCGCCCATCAATAAAATTACAGAAAACGATATCTTCGGTAGTGAAGCCGGAATAGAGGCTTATATGGCGACTTTGTACAACCGCCTTCCGATAGAAGATTTCAATTACGGAAGTGAATCCGGATTTAATAATTGGGTTTCCGGATGCTTTGTCCCGGCTCTGAGTTGCGATGAAGCTATTCACTGCGAATGGCCTCATGAAATATTCGGACCGGCGACGGAAAATGGTGCATGGAATCAGTGGTGGTCATACGACAATGTGCGTAACGTAAATCAGTTGATCCAAGAATTGGAACAATCTACGCTTTTTGCTCCGGAAAAAAAAGAAGAATTATTGGGTGAAGCATACGCAATACGTGCATGGTACTATTTCGGTATGGCAAAACGTTATGGAGGTGTTCCTATTATAAAGGTTCCTCAAGAATATGACGAATCCAATCCTTCGGCTTTGTTGGTAAATCGAAGCACAGAGGAAGCGACGTATGAATTTATATTGGAAGATTTGGACAATGCAATCGCTATGCTTCCACCGACCCGTTCGTCTCGGGAAAAATACCGAATCAATCGCTATGCCGCAGCAGCTTTGAAAAGTCGTGCCATGCTCTATGCCGCTTCTATAGCCAAATATGGTTCGTATGATAAAAACGGATTGGTAGGGTTCGATGATCCTTCGAAAGCTGAAAAATACTATAAAGAAGTAATCAAGGCGGTAGATGTCGTTCGTGAAGGAGGATATTCTCTATATCGTGGAAATGCAGACAAGGCAAAAAACTATCAGGAAATGTTCTGGATCAAGGGAGATTGTCCTGAAGTGATTTTTGTAAAGAAATATGAGTATCCCGATAAAGCTCATAACTGGGATTTATGGAATCAACCTTGGGGATACCGTTATCCGGATGGTTATGGTTCTCGCTTATCTCCGACATTGGATTTGATAGAGGCCTTTCCGATGGCAGATGGTACGTCGGGAGAATTTGAAACCAATTCTTCGGGTTGGATTGTCGGGGATGATGGAAATATTCTTGAGGTGAAAGACCGTACCGATCTTTTCGACGGACGAGATTCGAGATTGTATGCTACAGTTTTGATTCCCGGTGCTGAGTGGACCAATGCAAAAGGAGATGTAAGCGGTATAATTGATGTAAAAAGAGGAATTGTCGAAATGAACGGTCAGAATGTAACGATCTTGAAAGAGGGAGGTGCGTTTACCGATCAGATTAGTTATACCGATCCGGAAACACAGAAAGATACTTCGATATATGTAATCGGGGCGCAAGGTGTCGGAGGTAATTCCGAATCGACGGTTACCGGTTTGTATATTAAAAAATTCTTATATGAGGGAAATGCTACACAAGATCCTAAACATACGAGTGGTGAGCAGGATTGGTTTGAGTTCCGGTATGCTGAAGTTGAGCTGAATTATGCTGAAGCTGCAGCCGAATTGGCTACGATGGGGGTATCGGATTATGTAGCTAATGGATTGACTTATTTAAATGACGTACGTGACCGTGCAGGTGTAGAAGATGCTCCATCTCTTACAGTAGATGTAGTGCGTAATGAACGTCAAGTTGAACTGATGTATGAGAATCATCGGTTCTGGGATCTCAAACGGTGGCGTCAGGCCGATAAGGTTATGAACAATAAGAAGATGAAAGGTCTTTATCCGTATTGGGTAGCTAATAAGAAAACTTGGATTTTCAAGAAAGTTGAAGTCGGTAATGCACATGATTTTAAGCCCTATTTATATTATATCCGTATTAATGACGATCAGAGAAAGTTAAATCCGGGTATCGAGCAGAACCCCGGCTATTAA
- a CDS encoding DUF3823 domain-containing protein — protein sequence MKKISLIFAIFPLLMTSCFQLDNYDAPDAGIDGTLIDIETGSPVYTEQPDGCRIELMDLSYENPTPLQFWAKADGTFRNVALFSGDYDVTPTEGPFFPVEAERVHLKGVTKHDFKVTPFLKVNIEEIVYGEPGSAEVTVKYTIRRSTTPEGMTIGKKTISESRLLCNIYPVVSCYNSCFIEENSTTKVLSRSTDASIESKVYEDPVKNLKSGQKYYIRVAALSSCSYNSTLKRYNYTPVIEIVAP from the coding sequence ATGAAAAAGATTAGTTTGATATTTGCCATATTCCCTTTGTTGATGACATCTTGTTTTCAACTGGATAATTATGATGCTCCCGATGCGGGTATCGACGGGACTTTGATCGATATTGAGACCGGATCTCCGGTTTACACCGAACAGCCGGATGGCTGCCGTATTGAATTGATGGATCTTTCTTATGAAAATCCTACACCGCTTCAGTTTTGGGCTAAAGCTGACGGTACATTCCGTAATGTAGCTCTTTTTAGCGGGGATTATGATGTAACGCCGACAGAAGGTCCATTTTTCCCGGTAGAAGCTGAACGAGTACATCTTAAAGGTGTTACTAAGCATGATTTTAAGGTGACTCCGTTCCTGAAAGTAAATATAGAAGAGATTGTTTATGGAGAGCCCGGTTCGGCAGAGGTTACGGTTAAATATACAATCCGCCGTTCTACTACTCCAGAAGGAATGACTATCGGTAAGAAAACAATTTCCGAATCCAGATTGCTTTGCAATATCTATCCGGTAGTTTCCTGTTATAACAGTTGTTTCATAGAGGAAAATTCTACGACAAAAGTGCTTAGCCGTTCTACAGATGCTTCGATAGAGTCAAAGGTATATGAAGACCCTGTCAAGAATTTGAAAAGCGGGCAGAAATATTATATCCGTGTTGCCGCTCTGTCGAGCTGTAGCTATAATTCGACTTTGAAACGGTATAATTATACTCCTGTTATTGAAATTGTCGCACCTTAA
- a CDS encoding glycoside hydrolase family 3 protein, with the protein MILNLKIKTLLFSFCLATTSLAVAQTKELYKDMNAPQHERIMDLLSRLTVEEKISLLRATSPGIPRLGIDKYYHGNEALHGVVRPGNFTVFPQAIGLASMWNPELLYEISTAISDEARGRWNELNRGKDQKGFFSDLLTFWSPTVNMARDPRWGRTPETYGEDPFLSGKLGVAFVKGLQGNDPRYLKIVSTPKHFAANNEEHNRFECNPHISERNLREYYLPAFESCIKEGKAQSIMSAYNAINDVPCTLNPWLLTQVLRKEWGFNGYVVSDCGGPGFLVTHHKYVKTPEAAATLSIKAGLDLECGDNVYIKPLMNAYKQCMVTDADIDTAAYRVLRARMMLGLFDDPEKNPYNAISPSIVGCEKHRQLALEAARQSLVLLKNEKNFLPLNPKKVKSIAVVGINAGNCEFGDYSGTPVNAPVSVLEGIKNRVGDDVKIVYAPWSSSISGYEMITKANFPNGLKAEYYGNKNLEGTPKVRTDENINFEPANQAPDPFLPKSPLSIRWSGDLVPSVSGKYTLAFATDDGCRLYLNGKKLIDSWHNRGVQTDSVVVELNKGEKYNLVAEYFDDGAEATAKLYWRVPDVGKKALLDLYGEAGRAIRECDVTVAVLGINKSIEREGQDRYTIELPADQQLFIKEAYKANPNTVVVLVAGSSLAINWIDENIPAILNAWYPGEQGGTAVAEALFGDYNPGGRLPLTYYRSLDELPAFDDYDIQKGRTYMYFENKPLYPFGYGLSYTHFDYKNLKSEVSDDAVNLKFTVKNTGKYAGDEVAQVYVRFPESGIKVPLKQLKGFERVHIGKGKSAQVSVSIPKKELRLWDEKDGKFYTPSGNYIFMVGSSSDDIRLQQVVKL; encoded by the coding sequence ATGATTTTGAATCTGAAAATAAAGACCTTGTTATTCTCTTTTTGTCTGGCAACTACTTCTTTGGCTGTTGCCCAGACTAAGGAGTTGTATAAAGATATGAACGCTCCGCAGCATGAGCGGATTATGGACTTATTGTCCCGTTTGACGGTAGAAGAGAAAATTTCGCTTTTGCGGGCTACATCTCCGGGAATTCCCCGTTTAGGTATCGATAAATATTATCATGGAAATGAAGCGCTTCATGGGGTTGTTCGTCCGGGTAATTTTACCGTTTTTCCTCAGGCTATCGGACTGGCGAGTATGTGGAATCCTGAATTGTTGTATGAAATATCGACAGCGATTTCAGATGAAGCACGTGGACGCTGGAACGAATTGAATCGGGGTAAAGATCAGAAAGGTTTTTTTAGCGATTTGCTGACTTTTTGGTCACCGACAGTGAATATGGCTCGTGATCCTCGCTGGGGACGTACTCCTGAGACATATGGAGAAGATCCGTTCCTTTCCGGCAAATTGGGGGTTGCTTTTGTAAAAGGGCTTCAAGGTAATGATCCTCGTTACCTTAAAATTGTTTCTACTCCGAAACATTTTGCAGCCAATAATGAGGAGCATAACCGTTTTGAATGTAATCCTCATATCTCTGAACGGAATTTAAGAGAATATTATCTTCCGGCTTTCGAAAGTTGTATTAAAGAGGGTAAAGCTCAATCTATCATGTCTGCTTATAATGCGATCAATGATGTCCCGTGTACTTTGAACCCTTGGTTGTTGACTCAAGTTCTCCGGAAAGAATGGGGCTTTAACGGGTATGTCGTGTCTGACTGCGGAGGACCGGGTTTCTTAGTGACGCATCATAAATATGTGAAGACTCCCGAAGCTGCAGCGACATTGTCTATAAAAGCCGGTCTTGATTTGGAATGCGGCGACAATGTATATATCAAGCCTTTGATGAATGCTTACAAGCAATGTATGGTGACAGATGCAGATATAGATACTGCTGCTTATCGGGTTTTACGTGCCCGTATGATGCTGGGGCTGTTCGATGATCCCGAAAAGAATCCGTATAATGCTATATCTCCCTCTATCGTAGGGTGTGAGAAGCATCGGCAATTGGCATTGGAAGCAGCACGTCAAAGTCTTGTATTACTTAAGAACGAAAAGAACTTCTTGCCTTTAAATCCGAAAAAAGTAAAATCGATTGCTGTGGTCGGCATTAATGCCGGGAATTGCGAATTCGGAGATTATAGCGGTACTCCGGTGAATGCTCCGGTATCTGTTCTTGAAGGAATTAAAAATCGAGTAGGGGATGATGTGAAAATCGTATATGCACCGTGGTCTTCTTCGATTTCTGGATATGAGATGATTACGAAAGCGAATTTCCCGAATGGTTTGAAAGCTGAGTATTATGGAAATAAGAACTTGGAAGGAACACCGAAAGTGCGTACCGATGAAAATATCAATTTTGAACCGGCCAATCAAGCTCCCGATCCTTTCTTGCCGAAGTCTCCGTTGTCGATCCGCTGGAGCGGAGATCTTGTGCCGAGTGTATCGGGAAAATATACTTTGGCTTTTGCTACTGATGACGGCTGCCGGTTATATCTTAACGGTAAGAAACTGATCGATTCTTGGCACAATCGGGGGGTACAGACCGATAGTGTAGTGGTCGAGCTGAATAAGGGCGAAAAATATAATCTGGTTGCCGAATATTTCGATGACGGAGCTGAGGCTACGGCAAAATTATATTGGCGTGTTCCGGATGTAGGGAAGAAAGCTTTACTCGATCTTTATGGAGAAGCCGGACGGGCTATTCGCGAGTGCGATGTTACGGTTGCCGTATTGGGTATCAACAAGTCTATCGAACGGGAGGGACAGGACAGATATACGATAGAGTTGCCTGCCGATCAACAACTGTTTATCAAGGAAGCATATAAAGCTAACCCGAATACCGTAGTCGTATTGGTTGCCGGAAGTTCTTTGGCGATTAACTGGATTGATGAGAATATTCCTGCTATATTAAATGCCTGGTACCCGGGAGAACAAGGCGGTACTGCCGTTGCTGAAGCTTTGTTCGGTGATTATAATCCCGGAGGACGTCTTCCTTTGACATATTACAGAAGCCTTGATGAGCTTCCTGCTTTTGATGATTATGATATTCAGAAAGGCAGAACTTATATGTATTTTGAAAATAAACCTTTGTATCCGTTCGGATATGGGTTGAGTTATACCCACTTCGATTATAAAAACCTGAAGAGTGAAGTTTCCGATGATGCCGTGAATTTGAAGTTTACGGTGAAAAATACCGGGAAGTATGCCGGAGATGAAGTTGCACAAGTGTATGTGCGTTTCCCTGAATCGGGAATAAAAGTCCCTTTAAAACAGCTTAAAGGTTTTGAACGTGTACATATAGGAAAAGGCAAGTCTGCTCAGGTATCTGTATCTATTCCTAAAAAGGAGTTGCGTCTTTGGGATGAGAAGGACGGAAAATTCTATACGCCTTCGGGTAATTATATTTTCATGGTCGGATCGTCTTCGGATGATATTCGTTTACAGCAAGTAGTTAAACTTTAA